One segment of Dissulfurirhabdus thermomarina DNA contains the following:
- the murB gene encoding UDP-N-acetylmuramate dehydrogenase — protein sequence MMQAFRQRTGGASALAADLRGIAGLEVREDVPLAPFTTFRIGGPARLFLRPADRGALERAVAFLGRRGIGFRVLGRGSNLLVDDRGVDLVLAPSGLQGLEGAGAAGRLRAEAGVPLARLIARSLAAGLVGLEALAGIPGSVGGAFAGNAGAGGTAFLDRVRRVFLVSGEGGGWMERRDLATGYRRVDLPPGTVAAVVEVELGAGDPDEARRRIRGLMARRARTQPLGRPSAGCVFRNPPGDSAGRLIEALGFKGYTLGGARVSERHANFIVNLGGARAADVRAIMKRIQERALRAAGVFLQPEIRVWSEEGE from the coding sequence ATGATGCAGGCCTTCCGGCAGCGGACGGGCGGGGCCTCGGCCCTGGCGGCGGACCTGAGGGGTATCGCCGGGCTCGAGGTCCGGGAGGACGTCCCACTGGCCCCCTTCACCACCTTCCGGATCGGCGGGCCGGCGCGCCTCTTCCTGCGCCCGGCGGACCGCGGGGCCCTGGAACGGGCGGTGGCCTTCCTGGGCCGGCGGGGAATCGGGTTCCGGGTGCTCGGCCGGGGGAGCAACCTCCTGGTGGACGACCGGGGGGTGGACCTGGTACTGGCCCCGTCGGGGCTGCAGGGCTTGGAAGGGGCGGGGGCGGCCGGGCGCCTTCGGGCCGAGGCCGGGGTGCCCCTGGCGCGGCTCATCGCCCGCTCCCTCGCGGCCGGCCTCGTGGGGCTCGAGGCCCTGGCCGGGATCCCGGGGAGCGTGGGCGGGGCCTTCGCCGGCAACGCCGGGGCCGGCGGAACGGCCTTCCTCGACCGCGTGCGCCGGGTCTTCCTGGTCTCGGGGGAGGGGGGCGGCTGGATGGAACGGCGCGACCTCGCCACCGGCTACCGTCGCGTGGACCTCCCCCCCGGGACTGTGGCGGCGGTGGTGGAGGTGGAACTCGGCGCCGGCGACCCGGACGAGGCCCGGCGGCGCATCCGCGGCCTCATGGCCCGCCGGGCACGGACACAGCCCCTGGGGCGGCCCAGCGCGGGGTGCGTCTTCCGGAATCCGCCGGGAGACTCCGCGGGCCGGCTCATCGAGGCCCTGGGCTTCAAGGGCTATACCCTGGGCGGGGCCCGGGTGTCCGAGCGCCACGCCAACTTCATCGTGAACCTGGGCGGGGCCCGGGCGGCGGACGTGCGCGCCATCATGAAACGGATCCAGGAGCGGGCCCTGCGGGCGGCCGGGGTCTTCCTCCAGCCCGAGATCCGGGTCTGGAGCGAGGAGGGAGAATGA
- a CDS encoding cell division protein FtsQ/DivIB has product MRIRQATRGRPRRIAAAKRGTAGRTARRLGAYGVLCAAVLAGLYLGWTALGHWPALALKTVEVRGAHRVGRAEVIRLSGARPGMNLLALDPGAMARAVEAQPWIRRAAVRRVFPDRLVLTLEERTPVALVNLDGIRLVDADGVVFKALEPGDPSDLPLISGLSADPGRPGRLPSKGLRALRLIAMAGRGERVLSARNIAQIHFEKDGRMVVYTADAAVPIAFGDGDLRREFRKAEAVLYQVYRSGRYHRVARIELDYSNQAAWARLKEAGDLVRAPE; this is encoded by the coding sequence ATGAGGATCCGGCAGGCCACGAGGGGGCGGCCGCGGCGGATCGCGGCCGCGAAGCGGGGGACGGCCGGGCGCACGGCCCGGCGGCTGGGTGCGTACGGGGTGCTCTGCGCCGCGGTGCTGGCGGGGCTCTACCTCGGCTGGACCGCCCTCGGTCACTGGCCGGCGCTGGCCCTCAAGACCGTGGAGGTCCGCGGCGCCCACCGGGTCGGGCGCGCGGAGGTCATCCGGCTGAGCGGCGCCAGGCCGGGGATGAACCTTCTTGCCCTGGACCCCGGCGCCATGGCCCGGGCCGTGGAGGCCCAGCCCTGGATCCGGCGGGCGGCCGTCCGGCGGGTCTTTCCCGACCGCCTGGTGCTCACCCTGGAGGAGCGGACCCCCGTGGCCCTCGTCAACCTGGACGGGATCCGGCTGGTGGACGCCGACGGCGTGGTGTTCAAGGCGCTCGAGCCGGGGGATCCGTCGGACCTGCCCCTCATCTCGGGGCTTTCGGCGGATCCCGGGCGCCCGGGCCGGCTTCCGTCCAAGGGGCTTCGGGCCCTTCGGCTCATCGCCATGGCGGGCCGGGGCGAACGGGTGCTCAGCGCCCGAAACATCGCCCAGATCCACTTCGAAAAGGACGGCCGGATGGTGGTCTACACGGCGGATGCCGCCGTGCCCATCGCCTTCGGCGACGGGGACCTCCGCCGGGAGTTCCGAAAGGCCGAGGCCGTCCTCTACCAGGTCTATCGATCCGGCCGGTATCACCGGGTCGCCAGGATCGAGTTGGACTACTCGAACCAGGCCGCCTGGGCCAGACTCAAGGAGGCTGGGGACCTCGTCCGGGCCCCGGAATGA
- the ftsA gene encoding cell division protein FtsA, translating to MKDIVVGLDIGTTKICAVVGEVHSDGVEVVGVGTHPSDGLRKGVVVNIESTVNSIRKAVEEAELMAGCEIGAVYVGIAGSHIKGFNSHGVIAVKGREVSQDDVDRVIDAARAVAIPLDREVIHTLPQEYIVDDQDGILDPVGMTGVRLEARVHIVTGAVTAAQNLIKCANRAGLDVVDIVLQPLASAEAVLTDEERALGVALVDFGGGTTDLAIFADSTIKHTSVLGLGGNNLTNDIAVGLRTPMREAERIKVGHGCCASGLVGRDEMVEVPSVGGRKPRLLSRQVLAEILEPRVEEIFSLIDQDIERTGLKDLLASGVVLTGGTAELEGMVEVAEQVFQLPARVGYPRRVGGLVDVVSAPMYATAVGLVLYGVDNPPRHKFRIRDGNIFNRVAGRMKNWFRI from the coding sequence GTGAAGGACATCGTCGTAGGACTCGATATCGGTACCACCAAGATCTGCGCCGTGGTGGGCGAGGTCCACTCGGACGGCGTGGAGGTGGTCGGGGTGGGGACCCACCCCTCCGACGGCCTCCGAAAGGGCGTGGTGGTCAACATCGAGAGCACGGTGAACTCCATCCGCAAGGCGGTGGAGGAGGCCGAGCTCATGGCCGGGTGCGAGATCGGCGCCGTCTACGTGGGGATCGCCGGCAGCCATATCAAGGGCTTCAACAGCCACGGGGTCATCGCCGTCAAGGGGCGCGAGGTGAGCCAGGACGACGTGGACCGGGTCATCGACGCCGCCCGGGCCGTGGCCATCCCGCTGGACCGTGAGGTCATCCATACCCTGCCCCAGGAATACATCGTGGACGACCAGGACGGCATCCTCGACCCGGTGGGGATGACCGGGGTCCGCCTGGAGGCCCGGGTCCACATCGTGACCGGGGCGGTGACCGCCGCCCAGAACCTCATCAAGTGTGCCAACCGGGCCGGCCTCGACGTGGTGGACATCGTGCTCCAGCCGCTGGCCTCGGCGGAGGCCGTCCTGACCGACGAGGAACGGGCCCTGGGCGTCGCCCTGGTGGACTTCGGGGGCGGGACCACGGACCTGGCCATCTTCGCCGACAGCACCATCAAGCACACCTCGGTCCTGGGACTCGGGGGGAACAATCTCACCAACGACATCGCGGTGGGGCTCCGGACGCCCATGCGGGAGGCCGAGCGCATCAAGGTCGGCCACGGCTGTTGCGCCAGCGGCCTCGTGGGACGCGACGAGATGGTCGAGGTGCCCAGCGTCGGCGGCCGAAAGCCCCGCCTGCTCTCCCGCCAGGTCCTGGCGGAGATCCTGGAGCCGAGGGTCGAGGAGATCTTCTCCCTCATCGACCAGGACATCGAGCGGACCGGGCTCAAGGATCTCCTCGCCTCCGGCGTGGTGCTCACCGGGGGCACCGCCGAGCTGGAGGGAATGGTGGAGGTGGCGGAACAGGTGTTTCAGCTCCCGGCCCGGGTGGGCTATCCCCGGCGGGTGGGCGGCCTGGTGGACGTGGTGAGCGCCCCGATGTACGCCACCGCCGTGGGCCTCGTGCTCTACGGCGTCGACAACCCGCCCCGGCACAAGTTCCGCATCCGGGACGGGAACATCTTCAACCGGGTGGCCGGCCGGATGAAGAACTGGTTCCGGATCTAG
- the ftsZ gene encoding cell division protein FtsZ has product MPFEFVEPEQAARIRVIGVGGGGGNAVNNMIASELKGVEFIAANTDAQALELSRAGQKIQLGRNLTKGLGAGAKPEVGREAAEEAVDEIREALSGSDMVFITAGMGGGTGTGAAPVIAELSKEMGALTVAVVTRPFMFEGKRRMRQAEEGLERLKEVVDTIITIPNDRLRSLAAPNTPLIEMFRKADEVLYFAVRGISDLIVVQGYVNVDFADVRTVMGEMGMALMGTGVARGERRAVEAVQMAIANPLLEDISISGARGILMNITASSATLSMEEVDQASTLIHNEAHDDANIIWGTVFDDSLGDEIRVTVIATGLGAGAQPEARSIVAPIELARAGGKGEAGRGGKEDVGLGDPGARALRRRPARRALTELDEAQLEIPTFLRRKAD; this is encoded by the coding sequence ATGCCTTTCGAATTCGTCGAACCGGAGCAGGCCGCGCGGATCCGGGTGATCGGTGTCGGGGGCGGCGGGGGCAACGCCGTCAACAACATGATCGCCTCGGAGCTCAAGGGCGTGGAATTCATCGCGGCCAACACCGACGCCCAGGCCCTGGAGCTCTCCCGCGCGGGGCAGAAGATCCAGCTGGGCCGCAATCTCACCAAGGGGCTCGGCGCCGGGGCCAAGCCCGAGGTGGGGCGCGAGGCCGCCGAGGAGGCGGTGGACGAGATCCGAGAGGCCCTGTCCGGCTCGGACATGGTCTTCATCACGGCCGGCATGGGCGGCGGGACGGGAACCGGGGCGGCACCGGTCATCGCCGAGCTCAGCAAGGAGATGGGGGCGCTCACGGTGGCCGTGGTGACACGCCCCTTCATGTTCGAAGGCAAGCGCCGGATGCGCCAGGCCGAGGAGGGGCTGGAGCGGCTCAAGGAGGTTGTGGACACCATCATCACCATCCCCAACGACCGGCTCCGCAGCCTGGCCGCGCCCAACACCCCCCTCATCGAGATGTTCCGGAAGGCGGACGAGGTGCTCTACTTCGCGGTCCGGGGCATCTCTGACCTCATCGTGGTCCAGGGCTACGTGAACGTCGACTTCGCCGACGTCCGGACCGTCATGGGGGAGATGGGGATGGCCCTCATGGGGACGGGCGTCGCCCGGGGCGAGCGCCGGGCGGTGGAGGCGGTGCAGATGGCCATCGCCAACCCGCTCCTCGAGGACATCTCCATCAGCGGGGCGCGGGGCATCCTCATGAACATCACCGCCAGCAGTGCCACCCTCAGCATGGAGGAGGTGGACCAGGCCTCCACCCTCATCCACAACGAGGCCCACGACGACGCCAACATCATCTGGGGGACCGTCTTCGACGACAGCCTCGGCGACGAGATCCGCGTAACGGTGATCGCCACGGGGCTCGGCGCCGGGGCACAGCCCGAGGCCCGCTCCATCGTGGCGCCCATCGAGCTGGCCCGGGCGGGGGGCAAGGGCGAGGCGGGTCGCGGCGGGAAGGAGGACGTCGGGCTGGGCGATCCCGGGGCCAGAGCCCTCCGCCGCCGGCCGGCGAGGAGGGCGCTCACGGAGCTGGACGAGGCCCAGCTCGAGATCCCGACCTTTTTGAGGCGAAAGGCCGACTAG